Proteins encoded together in one Neobacillus sp. FSL H8-0543 window:
- a CDS encoding molybdopterin oxidoreductase family protein produces MQRDKFFKEVENVRHPNETLVKTHCSYCGMQCGMNLRVNTKTNKIIGVEPRYDWPVTLGKMCPKGVTAYQQTNHDDRLLKPLIRDDASLKGTKDGFREATWDEAYDLIVKKFQELQHDYGKDSLSVYSGVSMTNEKCYLTGKFARVGLQTRYIDYNGRFCMASAAGGFMRSFGVDRGSTLPWTDLHETDCLFIAGSNTADCHPTSMFRVWAVQERGGYLIVADPRETPIARRADVHLDLRPGTDLALANGILNLLIQNGYADEEFVNNHTNGFEETKELVKEFTPEYTSELTGVAPEKIIKAAEIYGKAPNAIVMFARGIEQQVKGVDNVSGYTNMALVTGKIGRPKAGVATFTGQGNGQGGREHGQKADALPGYRKIANPDHVKAVAKVWGIEPEEMPKEGVSAYEMFGLMEQKTIRGLYLLCSNPAVSAPNLNYVREQLKNLDFMVCADFYLSESAEYADVILPTTTWSEDEGTVTNLEGRCIKINKAQEPLGESKPDWQIQVELCERLGRGKYFSHLNTASDVGDEFRLASKGGYADYYGITWDKIEKQDGVFWPCKDEDDKGTPHMFLDKKFYHPDGKAKICALPYRPPAEEPNEDFPLRLTTGRVVYHYLSGNQTRRINFLRDMCPEPFVEVHPETAALYNIEHEEFVRLYTRRGEAEYKVKITEAIRKDTVFVPYHWGHDKSINLLTIPALDPMSRMPEFKACAAQIEKLELKKVQ; encoded by the coding sequence ATGCAAAGGGATAAGTTTTTTAAAGAAGTTGAGAATGTAAGACATCCGAATGAAACACTTGTGAAAACACACTGCAGCTATTGTGGAATGCAATGTGGGATGAACTTACGTGTAAATACAAAGACAAATAAGATTATCGGTGTTGAGCCTCGTTATGACTGGCCTGTTACATTAGGAAAAATGTGTCCAAAAGGGGTTACTGCTTATCAGCAAACCAACCATGATGATCGCCTGCTAAAACCTTTAATCCGTGATGATGCATCCTTAAAAGGAACAAAGGACGGCTTCCGTGAAGCAACCTGGGATGAAGCATATGACTTAATCGTGAAAAAATTCCAAGAGCTGCAACATGATTATGGTAAGGATTCACTTAGTGTTTATAGCGGTGTATCTATGACCAATGAAAAATGTTACCTTACTGGAAAATTTGCACGTGTTGGCTTACAAACTCGCTACATCGACTATAACGGCCGTTTCTGCATGGCAAGTGCTGCAGGTGGATTTATGAGATCCTTTGGGGTTGACCGTGGTTCAACACTTCCTTGGACAGATCTTCATGAAACGGACTGTTTGTTTATTGCCGGCAGTAACACGGCTGACTGTCACCCAACATCAATGTTCCGCGTTTGGGCAGTTCAGGAAAGAGGCGGTTATTTAATCGTAGCTGATCCTCGTGAAACCCCTATTGCAAGAAGAGCAGATGTTCATTTGGATTTAAGACCAGGAACAGATCTAGCGCTTGCAAATGGAATTTTAAACTTACTCATTCAAAACGGCTATGCTGATGAAGAATTTGTTAACAATCATACGAACGGTTTTGAAGAAACAAAAGAACTAGTGAAAGAATTCACACCAGAATATACAAGCGAATTAACAGGAGTTGCACCTGAAAAGATAATCAAAGCTGCTGAAATTTACGGAAAAGCACCTAATGCGATTGTTATGTTTGCTCGTGGTATCGAACAACAGGTTAAAGGTGTAGACAATGTTTCAGGGTACACAAACATGGCGTTAGTGACTGGTAAAATTGGTCGGCCAAAAGCAGGTGTTGCAACATTTACGGGACAGGGAAATGGTCAAGGCGGTCGTGAGCATGGTCAAAAAGCTGATGCATTACCTGGCTACAGGAAAATTGCAAATCCTGACCATGTTAAAGCAGTAGCTAAGGTGTGGGGTATCGAACCAGAAGAAATGCCAAAAGAGGGTGTTTCCGCATATGAAATGTTTGGATTAATGGAGCAAAAAACAATTCGTGGCTTGTACTTATTATGCTCAAATCCTGCAGTATCTGCACCAAACTTAAATTATGTAAGGGAACAGTTAAAGAACCTGGATTTCATGGTATGCGCTGATTTCTATCTATCGGAATCTGCTGAATATGCTGATGTAATCTTGCCAACAACTACATGGTCTGAGGACGAAGGGACAGTTACTAACCTTGAAGGACGTTGTATAAAAATTAACAAGGCACAAGAGCCACTTGGAGAATCTAAACCAGATTGGCAAATTCAAGTTGAGCTGTGTGAGCGTTTAGGAAGAGGGAAATACTTCTCTCATTTGAATACGGCTAGTGATGTTGGCGACGAATTCCGTTTAGCTTCAAAAGGTGGCTATGCAGATTACTACGGAATCACTTGGGATAAAATCGAAAAGCAAGATGGCGTATTCTGGCCATGTAAAGATGAAGATGATAAAGGAACACCACATATGTTTTTGGATAAAAAATTCTATCATCCTGATGGAAAAGCAAAAATTTGTGCGTTGCCATACCGTCCGCCGGCTGAAGAGCCAAATGAAGACTTTCCATTACGCTTAACAACAGGACGTGTTGTCTATCATTATTTATCAGGTAACCAAACAAGAAGAATCAATTTCTTACGTGATATGTGCCCAGAGCCATTTGTAGAGGTACATCCAGAAACAGCTGCCCTCTACAATATCGAACATGAAGAATTTGTCCGCTTATATACCCGTAGAGGCGAAGCAGAATATAAAGTGAAAATTACTGAAGCGATTCGAAAAGATACAGTTTTCGTTCCATACCATTGGGGTCATGATAAATCTATTAATCTATTAACAATTCCAGCCCTAGACCCGATGTCACGGATGCCTGAATTTAAAGCATGCGCAGCGCAGATTGAAAAACTAGAACTAAAGAAGGTGCAGTAA
- a CDS encoding 4Fe-4S dicluster domain-containing protein — MKKRLYLELENCIGCRSCLAACTQCGGHEERNRNYVYDVNPLVNRQTMPLMCLHCVNPACARSCPAQAIQIHETGAVLSALVEKCIGCQNCTIACPYGIPKFDTEQNLMYKCDLCIDRTKDGIPPMCASVCPSNTIQWLTEEEIDAKQSQFNLDNDKWVTSMPLEGETNVRVNLPGILQGVTKLF, encoded by the coding sequence ATGAAAAAGAGGCTTTATTTAGAACTTGAAAACTGTATTGGGTGTCGCTCTTGCTTGGCGGCTTGTACGCAATGCGGCGGCCATGAGGAGCGTAATCGTAACTATGTTTACGATGTGAACCCGCTCGTCAACCGTCAAACGATGCCTCTGATGTGCCTTCACTGTGTGAATCCAGCCTGTGCGAGAAGCTGTCCGGCTCAGGCTATTCAGATTCACGAAACTGGCGCGGTTTTATCTGCTCTTGTAGAAAAGTGTATAGGTTGCCAGAACTGTACCATTGCCTGTCCGTATGGTATTCCAAAGTTTGATACTGAGCAAAATCTAATGTACAAGTGTGATTTATGTATCGACAGGACGAAAGACGGCATACCGCCAATGTGTGCGAGTGTTTGTCCTTCCAATACAATCCAGTGGTTAACAGAGGAAGAAATTGATGCGAAACAAAGTCAATTTAATTTAGACAATGATAAATGGGTGACAAGTATGCCGTTAGAAGGCGAAACAAATGTAAGAGTGAATCTTCCTGGTATTTTACAGGGCGTCACGAAATTGTTTTAG
- a CDS encoding Rieske 2Fe-2S domain-containing protein, with amino-acid sequence MTDKNNKIPFEEDNYTHNINRNNERKLDRRGFMKTLVGAAGVFAVSSLPWGVLAAKELNGLGDKKYPKQKITDVKSLAVGDSTDFAFPGEHDSAILIRLSESKYVAYQNACTHLRCPVFWKKDEGEMICPCHHGKFDVETGTPTAGPPRRPLPEIYVKVENGAVYAVGVKRYEA; translated from the coding sequence ATGACGGATAAGAATAATAAAATCCCATTTGAAGAAGATAATTATACCCATAATATAAATCGCAATAATGAAAGAAAGCTAGACCGTCGCGGGTTTATGAAAACATTGGTAGGTGCAGCGGGCGTATTCGCTGTTTCCTCTCTTCCATGGGGAGTATTGGCGGCTAAAGAATTAAATGGCCTTGGGGATAAAAAATATCCGAAACAGAAAATAACCGATGTCAAGTCATTGGCTGTTGGTGATTCAACTGACTTTGCCTTTCCTGGAGAACATGATAGTGCAATTTTAATAAGACTTTCGGAATCGAAGTACGTAGCTTATCAAAACGCCTGTACCCATCTTCGTTGTCCTGTATTTTGGAAAAAGGATGAAGGTGAAATGATTTGCCCCTGTCATCATGGAAAGTTTGACGTGGAGACGGGTACACCAACTGCGGGTCCGCCAAGACGCCCACTCCCTGAAATTTATGTGAAAGTAGAAAACGGTGCTGTATATGCCGTGGGGGTGAAACGTTATGAAGCGTAG